One Pseudomonas brassicacearum genomic region harbors:
- a CDS encoding PepSY domain-containing protein → MKLNLCARSRWTLALLVFCSLAMARDLDQDEALQLRQQGVILPLEHLLQQALDLHPGAKLLEAELEEKHGVYIYEVELLDTDGVVRELDLEAATGRLLKDKED, encoded by the coding sequence ATGAAGCTTAATCTATGCGCCCGCAGCCGATGGACGCTGGCGCTGCTGGTGTTTTGTTCCCTGGCCATGGCTCGGGACCTGGACCAGGACGAAGCGCTGCAACTGCGCCAGCAGGGTGTGATCCTGCCACTGGAGCACTTGCTGCAACAGGCGCTGGACCTGCATCCCGGCGCCAAACTGCTGGAGGCCGAGCTGGAGGAAAAGCACGGCGTCTATATTTATGAGGTCGAGCTGCTGGATACCGACGGCGTCGTGCGCGAACTGGACTTGGAGGCCGCGACCGGCCGCTTACTCAAAGATAAGGAAGACTGA
- a CDS encoding response regulator transcription factor, translated as MRLLLVEDHVPLADELMAGLTRQGYAVDWLADGRDAVYQGSIEPYDLIILDLGLPGVPGLEVLAQWRAGGLATPVLILTARGSWAERIEGLKAGADDYLTKPFHPEELHLRVQALLRRSHGQANQPTLKAAGLHLDEGRQCVIRDGTDIQLTAAEFRLLRYFMLHPEQILSKSHLAEHLYDGETERDSNVLEVHVNHLRRKLGRSVIETRRGQGYLFGGQAQ; from the coding sequence ATGCGCCTGCTTCTGGTGGAAGATCACGTTCCCCTGGCCGACGAACTGATGGCCGGGCTGACACGACAGGGTTACGCCGTCGATTGGCTCGCCGATGGTCGCGACGCGGTGTATCAAGGCAGCATCGAGCCCTATGACCTGATCATCCTCGACCTCGGCCTGCCGGGGGTGCCGGGGCTTGAGGTACTGGCCCAGTGGCGCGCCGGCGGCCTGGCGACCCCGGTGCTGATCCTGACCGCCCGCGGCTCCTGGGCCGAACGCATTGAAGGCCTGAAGGCCGGTGCCGACGATTACCTGACCAAACCTTTTCACCCTGAAGAACTGCACCTGCGGGTCCAGGCGTTGTTGCGCCGTTCCCATGGCCAGGCCAACCAGCCGACACTCAAGGCGGCGGGGCTGCATCTGGATGAAGGTCGCCAATGCGTGATCCGCGACGGCACGGACATCCAACTGACCGCCGCTGAGTTTCGCCTGCTGCGCTACTTCATGCTTCATCCCGAGCAAATTCTTTCCAAGAGCCATCTCGCTGAACATCTGTATGACGGTGAAACCGAGCGCGATTCCAATGTGCTGGAAGTCCACGTCAATCACCTGCGGCGCAAGTTGGGACGCAGTGTGATCGAAACCCGTCGCGGCCAGGGTTACCTGTTCGGCGGGCAGGCGCAGTGA